GAGCTAACTTGGTAACTCTCGTCAGACGGGGAGAGGCTAGCGGGTGCGGCAGCAGCTACACAGCGGTTGCCTGACACCACGCTGCCCGGGGCCCAATACGCTAGACGCTTGGTGGCCCTCGCTAGCGGCATGCTAGCGCAGATGTCGCAGGCCGGGTCGTCGCCATTGAGAGCCGCCTCCGCGTGGGCCCTGCTGAGGCAGGCCACGCAAcggcggtggcggtcgcccttgtcCCTGgcgtgcccgcagtcggggtaagCCTGCCTGGACATATtctgaaatgagaaagaaagttaATTTCACGAGCACACTATCACACAACTGAATGTTGGGTAGCaaaaagctagcaggctagtcagaaacttagccagctaaccagctaggaTAGCGACTCTACTTTCTTAATAGTAAGTCGAATCTTGTAGcaccctgagctagtgagggtaaaatACCCGATTAATTCACCAACTCTTAAatgagcaaaagcacacaaagatTCAACAATGAGCGTAGAGAACGGAGATACTCAGATCTGGATACTTCGGGTCGAAGTTTTCAAAGAAGATGATTGAATCCGCCCTCCTGAATTTATACGCTCCTgggggggcgggctcaggagggagcttggacgaatcgcagcctttcaggcgtgaatggataaatgcttcgatttggaaccgtgactaacgtcatgtcccatctgttatatcgcagtcctaCTGCGATAGGGAACCTTATAAGGtgttataggagaagactcagtgCTGATTTATTGGGAAAGGGAGGTTGTACAAAGTATTAAATGCAGGGGTGGCAATAATTGTGGCATATGCAGTTATTTGTTCatgagttttgtttttgtttctcaaaATTAATTCACTTGATTTAAAGGTTGGATTTTTCTCATTATTTCAGTAAGGGTAATCCATAATACGGGCAGATAAATCCAAAAGGGCAGAGGCAAAAGGGTAATTGTTGTAAAGGCAGAGGTCGGTAGAAgaacacatgacaacacaacTAAAACGAACTACGAAACAGGACTGGGCTTGACCCAAAGTTGTCAGAGCACATCACCCTGGAACTAAAAAGACCAAACAGATATCTTTGTGTCACCATTCAAACTGGAGGCATTTATTTGAGAAATGAAAATTCAAAtgatttttattaaacactgcaTAGTACACTTAACCTTAAACTCGTGTGACCTGTGAGAAAAATGAGAGTATATTATGCAATATCTCTTCTTGTGTTAACATTGGGACTTTATTCAGTAAGGCCAGGTCTAAAGGTCTTCAATAAAGATACCAACACTGCAGTAGCCTTTCATCAGGCCCTTGTGAGATGAAGGGGGCATGGTCTGTTACAATAGTTTCTCAGGAAGCGAAACTGAACCATGACAGAGCTTTTAACAGCTGCCACAACCAAGGAGCATCCACAGACTATCCTCATGGCTGATCAACTTACTCTGCCGGAGGCACACCTTACCTGCCCAATATGCTGTGATATTTTCAGGGACCCTGTGGTGCTGAAGTGCAGCCACAGCTTCTGTCAGGAGTGCTTGCAGAAACACTGGAAGGACCTGAAGATTTTGCTGTGTCCCGTCTGAGTCTGGCCTTCAAAAGTCTCTGTGAGTCTGTCAAAAGTGGGAATCAAGCCACTGGACGAAATGATGTCTGTTCCCTGCATGAAGAGAAATTTAAACTGTTCTGCTATGAGGAAAAACAGCCCATTTGTGTCATCTGTCATGTTTCCAAGCAACATGAAAACCACAAATGCTCTCCTCTTCAAGAGGCGGCTCAAGATCTGAAGGTAAAAATCCTCTGTTATTCTACATGAACCATCCTCATCTTGGGGTCATTCTCTCTAATAGacagaaaacattatttttcacCTAAATGTATACTTACATAGAGGTAAAGCTAAAAACAGGAATTGAACCATTAGAGAAGAATCTGCTTGAGTTAACTAAAGCTATAGCGGACAACAAAGAAGTTACCAACATGGTAAAGGTATGTGCACACACTTGCATTTTCTCAAAtccaaaacatatatatttgtattagtagtagtataaattagtgctgtcagtttaacgcgttattaacggcgttaacgcaaacccattttaacgccattaatttttttatcgcaagattaacgcgatttttttttctagCCAAATTACACCAAAAGGAGACAAGACTTTCAGAAACCATTGAGAAGATCAAACAGGAAATAGAAGAGGAAGATACTACATTCCTGAAGGTAGATTCACAGTCCTGATTTTCACTGTTTATGTAATGACCAATGCTGCCAGTGTAGCAGCCAAATGGGTTGCTACAGCCAAATGTGTTGTCACTCAATGTGTAATGTCCCTGTTTGTACACTGGGTGTTGCTGTGCATTGCACCGGTGTTTTTAGGCATATAGGTAAGAAGCCTACTGTTGTGGTTAGGTGTTGACCCCGGAAGGGCAAATGGTTTTGACCGCTATACCGCGAAGGTTTGAGTAACATGTCGTTGCTCTGCGTTTTAATGGACAATAAATGGAGAACTGTTTAAACGAACGCAATGCGTGTATGGACTTTATCTCGCTGACGGTAATCACCTTAAAAGATCTAAGCGCGTCAACCAGGTTATTCCTGGGGTACAACAACCCAGTAGCTCAGTAGTGTACTGTGCTCCCACAGCCAGattgttcaaaaatgtattttgacaGCCCGTTGAAGTAAGAGAGGCAACCTTCAGGTCATATCCACCAAAGCAATAATTTACATTGAACATCGCAGAATGTCAACTGGAGTGGTTTTCTAATGCTTGTGCTTAATATTTTTCAGAACTACGGTACCAACTATCAAAGGTGAGGCATTGTATTTCAATGCAATTCATACATTAGATGTTTATTGATGCCGTCAGTTAATGACACATATATTCTTTACCCCAGACTTAGTGTGGTGGAGCCCGTTGGCTTAGTACCGAAGGTCCATTGTGAAGACATAACTCTTCCTGGTTCACTGTTCACGGTGTGGGCACAAATGAAGGATCTTATCCAAAAACGTATGTTTTACTTATGAATACAATAAATAAACCTGGAATAACCTGGAAACAAATTAATTATCTACATCCTACATTTGATCCAAATCTAAAATTAAGCCTTATGGATGTTAAATTCATGGCTTAATTGTAATATTTATTGAATTCAAAGACATCCTATGCTTCATGTCACTCTCATACAACATATGCATTGAAATGATCCAAGCTGAATTTGTTATAAAATAGCATTCAACCAGCGATAATATTGATACATGCCCGTTCTGATacctttcctttctctcatcAAAGCTCCAGTTACTCTGGACCCGCTCACAGCATCTAACCAGCTCGTTGTCTCGATGGACCACACAACTATAGAGTATTCAGAGTGGAAACAGGAGTATCCAGATAACCCGAAGAGATTTCATGTTGGTGTGCTAGGCTCACAGGGTTATACATCAGGCCTACACTGCTGGGATATTGAGGTGGGGGACAGTGATAAATGGATTGTTGGGGTGGTTGAAGAGAATGTGGACCGGAAGAGACTGTTCAACATGGAGCG
The sequence above is drawn from the Clupea harengus chromosome 16, Ch_v2.0.2, whole genome shotgun sequence genome and encodes:
- the LOC116224183 gene encoding E3 ubiquitin-protein ligase TRIM69-like, producing MENCLNERNACMDFISLTNYGTNYQRLSVVEPVGLVPKVHCEDITLPGSLFTVWAQMKDLIQKPPVTLDPLTASNQLVVSMDHTTIEYSEWKQEYPDNPKRFHVGVLGSQGYTSGLHCWDIEVGDSDKWIVGVVEENVDRKRLFNMERGFWSIRLSDDVYRAGIRGQTELAVNDIPWIIRVWLDYDKGRVKFCDPHKNCTLFSYTSKFKEKVFPYFCSGTPLCPMILFPGKK